The following proteins come from a genomic window of Kosakonia sp. SMBL-WEM22:
- the traU gene encoding conjugal transfer pilus assembly protein TraU, with the protein MRRRLRAVFFLLGIVLAGTALPVSSASNAGEGRWVNPITDVCWKCLFPMTLGNIKLASGPQPDTSNPSSPLQICPVGVLYRVGLAIGFWEPMAMTDVTREPGVMVNMGGFKIDLGRTGTGTAGQSDRPAAGAFYHVHWYKYPLIWWLNIITSIGCLQTGDMDIAYLSEVDPLWNDSTLSMLINPEAALFGNLVAQAACSADAAAASAGLPLSPLFWCAGAQGSMYPLTGYTTGEFSPLETSVLVTERMAFKMHREGLVWNSIGANNAVCNQYPSPIIPKERWRYQMVNMLPEASNCHPFGASTQLWGTSHNSPSSKKNFGYLLWRKRNCVFL; encoded by the coding sequence ATGCGACGCAGGCTGAGGGCGGTTTTCTTTCTGCTCGGTATTGTCCTGGCCGGTACGGCACTGCCCGTGTCGTCCGCCAGCAATGCCGGGGAAGGACGCTGGGTGAACCCCATCACGGACGTGTGCTGGAAGTGTCTTTTTCCCATGACGCTCGGCAACATCAAACTGGCCTCCGGGCCACAGCCTGACACCAGTAACCCGTCCAGTCCGCTGCAGATATGCCCGGTCGGGGTGCTTTACCGCGTCGGGCTGGCCATTGGCTTCTGGGAGCCGATGGCCATGACGGACGTGACCCGCGAGCCGGGCGTGATGGTCAATATGGGCGGATTTAAAATCGATCTGGGGCGGACCGGGACCGGGACGGCCGGACAGAGCGACAGACCCGCTGCCGGCGCGTTCTACCATGTTCACTGGTACAAATACCCGCTGATATGGTGGCTGAATATCATCACCAGTATCGGCTGCCTGCAGACCGGGGACATGGATATCGCCTACCTCTCCGAGGTCGATCCCCTCTGGAATGACAGTACGCTCTCGATGCTGATTAACCCGGAGGCCGCGCTCTTCGGTAACCTGGTGGCACAGGCCGCCTGTTCGGCAGATGCCGCTGCCGCGTCCGCCGGCCTGCCGCTGTCGCCGCTGTTCTGGTGCGCCGGGGCGCAGGGGTCGATGTATCCCCTGACCGGGTATACCACCGGGGAATTTTCACCCCTGGAGACGTCAGTTCTGGTGACCGAGCGCATGGCGTTCAAAATGCACCGGGAAGGGCTGGTCTGGAACTCGATCGGTGCCAACAACGCCGTCTGTAACCAGTACCCGTCCCCCATTATTCCCAAAGAGCGCTGGCGCTATCAGATGGTGAACATGCTGCCGGAGGCGTCAAACTGCCACCCGTTCGGGGCCAGTACGCAGCTCTGGGGCACGTCCCACAACTCCCCGTCGTCGAAGAAAAACTTCGGTTATCTCCTCTGGCGTAAACGTAACTGCGTCTTTCTCTGA
- the traC gene encoding type IV secretion system protein TraC, producing MSDFVESMMDLLKKGGQKDGSATAKANLQQTWDYPSLTAALPWRYYDDANDMFINAGSAGFIVEAAPLPGANEQVVAALDDMLRKKLPRKTPVTVIMVASKCVGERISRGVSADMWKGPMAAHLNRITRAFWEKSAVEGLANEREYPLYLRNYRLFIVYGRKARHFTPKITDELKQIRNTIRVSLNAARIDSVNTTANDFLSLMRELVNYRSGQVMPAGDEWNTEEEMNRQVVDQGIDIKVRPSHISLALPETIIEKQMRDNDGNATEVRQTRVAASSCRVVNMQLTKNPTRFALWQGADNLQNLRFPDLGIPCPFMLTWTVELEEQTRSQGEALRKNMDLGKKASSAYAMLFPGVKKQAEEWRKMQMELGTNEVSLCRYYFNLTLFTPDNDADALSCELAAINVFRKNELELTTIQYQQMRNWLASMPFMMQEGMWEDLKATGATLRAKSWNAVNLMPVVGERHLSRRGMPLPTYRNQTAFFDMFDEANGSTNSNIAVTGTSGAGKSFFVQGVLRDVLNAGGFAWVIDMGDSYKNYCKQAGGVYLDGAELRFNPFANIRDIRVSAEGIVRLLAVLASPTEALDGVCEAILQKAVTEAWESKGNRARIDDVHAYLTSPEVNNGFQDRPTIVARLAELALLLEAYCSWGSYGEYFNAEKPTLDEDTRFAVLEMLSLENKPKLLSAVLFSLILAIQEKMYHSPRNIKKVAIIDEAWRLLGGSNPHAATFIETGYRTVRRHRGAFITITQGIKDFTASKQAEAAWNNSSTKITLLQDAKAFKQYLAEYPDQFTEIEKEVIKYFQPAIDTGYSSLLITIGERSSFHRLFVDPVTRAMFSSRGEDFAFMQEEQKKGASSEEAAYRLAGIKYGQELAELEEWVKKA from the coding sequence ATGTCTGACTTTGTTGAAAGCATGATGGATTTGCTGAAAAAGGGCGGCCAGAAAGATGGCTCCGCGACGGCGAAAGCCAACCTGCAGCAGACCTGGGATTATCCCTCCCTGACCGCAGCCCTGCCGTGGCGTTATTACGATGATGCCAACGACATGTTTATCAATGCCGGCTCAGCGGGTTTTATCGTTGAGGCGGCCCCTCTGCCGGGCGCGAATGAGCAGGTGGTCGCCGCGCTGGATGACATGCTGCGTAAGAAGCTCCCGCGCAAAACGCCGGTGACCGTCATCATGGTCGCCAGCAAGTGTGTCGGGGAGCGTATCTCGCGCGGCGTCAGCGCCGACATGTGGAAAGGCCCGATGGCCGCACATCTCAACCGCATTACCCGCGCATTCTGGGAAAAATCAGCGGTGGAGGGACTGGCCAATGAACGGGAGTATCCGCTTTACCTGCGAAATTACCGCTTATTTATTGTGTACGGCCGTAAGGCTCGTCACTTCACCCCGAAAATAACGGATGAACTCAAGCAGATCCGCAATACCATCCGCGTGTCACTGAACGCCGCGCGTATCGACTCGGTGAACACCACAGCAAACGACTTCCTCTCGCTCATGCGTGAACTTGTTAACTACCGTTCAGGACAGGTCATGCCTGCCGGTGATGAGTGGAACACCGAGGAGGAGATGAACCGTCAGGTGGTCGATCAGGGTATCGATATCAAGGTCCGCCCGTCACATATCAGTCTTGCGCTACCTGAAACCATCATTGAAAAGCAGATGCGGGATAACGACGGTAACGCAACGGAAGTCCGGCAGACGCGCGTGGCGGCCTCATCGTGTCGCGTGGTGAACATGCAGCTGACCAAAAACCCGACGCGTTTTGCACTCTGGCAGGGCGCTGACAACCTTCAGAACCTGCGCTTTCCTGACCTCGGCATCCCCTGTCCCTTCATGCTGACCTGGACCGTTGAGCTGGAAGAGCAGACCCGGAGCCAGGGCGAGGCGCTGCGCAAGAATATGGATCTCGGCAAAAAAGCCAGCTCGGCCTACGCCATGCTGTTTCCGGGGGTGAAAAAACAGGCGGAAGAATGGCGGAAAATGCAGATGGAGCTGGGCACCAATGAGGTGTCCCTGTGCCGGTACTATTTTAACCTCACCCTGTTCACGCCGGATAATGACGCAGATGCGCTGTCCTGCGAGCTGGCCGCCATTAACGTCTTCCGTAAAAATGAGCTGGAGCTGACCACTATCCAGTATCAGCAGATGCGTAACTGGCTGGCATCCATGCCGTTCATGATGCAGGAAGGGATGTGGGAAGACCTGAAAGCCACCGGTGCCACACTGCGCGCCAAGAGCTGGAATGCCGTCAACCTGATGCCGGTGGTGGGTGAACGTCATCTGTCACGGCGCGGCATGCCGCTGCCGACCTACCGCAACCAGACTGCTTTCTTCGACATGTTTGATGAGGCGAACGGCAGCACCAACTCCAATATTGCGGTGACCGGCACGTCCGGGGCGGGAAAATCGTTTTTCGTTCAGGGGGTACTGCGTGATGTCCTGAATGCCGGCGGGTTTGCCTGGGTCATCGACATGGGCGACAGCTACAAAAACTACTGTAAGCAGGCCGGGGGCGTCTACCTCGACGGGGCCGAACTGCGCTTTAACCCATTTGCCAACATCCGTGATATCAGGGTTTCAGCTGAGGGGATTGTACGGCTTCTTGCCGTACTGGCCAGCCCGACAGAGGCGCTGGACGGCGTATGTGAAGCCATCCTGCAGAAAGCCGTGACCGAGGCATGGGAGAGTAAAGGGAACAGGGCGCGCATTGATGACGTCCATGCCTATCTCACCAGCCCGGAGGTCAACAACGGGTTTCAGGACCGGCCAACGATTGTGGCCCGTCTTGCCGAGCTGGCCCTGTTGCTGGAAGCCTACTGCAGCTGGGGTTCATACGGTGAATACTTCAACGCAGAGAAGCCGACACTCGACGAAGATACGCGCTTCGCCGTGCTGGAGATGCTCAGTCTGGAAAACAAACCGAAGCTGCTCAGTGCCGTCCTGTTCTCGCTCATTCTGGCGATTCAGGAAAAGATGTATCACAGCCCGCGTAACATCAAAAAAGTGGCCATCATCGATGAGGCCTGGCGACTGCTCGGGGGCTCTAACCCGCACGCTGCCACCTTTATTGAGACCGGCTACCGTACCGTGCGTCGTCACCGTGGCGCATTCATCACCATCACCCAGGGTATCAAGGACTTTACCGCCAGTAAGCAGGCGGAAGCGGCCTGGAACAACAGTTCCACCAAAATCACCCTCCTGCAGGATGCAAAGGCCTTCAAACAGTATCTGGCGGAATATCCCGATCAGTTCACTGAAATCGAAAAAGAGGTCATCAAGTACTTCCAGCCCGCCATCGACACCGGCTACAGCTCGCTGTTGATCACGATCGGCGAGCGCAGCTCGTTTCATCGCCTGTTTGTCGACCCGGTCACGCGCGCCATGTTCAGTTCGCGTGGCGAGGACTTCGCGTTCATGCAGGAAGAGCAGAAAAAAGGGGCCAGTTCCGAAGAGGCAGCATACCGGCTGGCAGGCATCAAATATGGTCAGGAACTGGCGGAGCTTGAGGAATGGGTGAAAAAAGCTTGA
- the traL gene encoding type IV conjugative transfer system protein TraL, which translates to MNGEEDKYYFPETLNQQARFFGLPLDELLVIAPLTLLGIVCNMSTALGIVSGVLWLIVRYLKKGQGSFWLLNFCYWYLPTFIFRVTFRSIPDSGFRHWRA; encoded by the coding sequence ATGAACGGGGAAGAAGATAAATATTACTTCCCGGAAACCCTCAATCAGCAGGCCCGATTCTTCGGTCTCCCCCTCGACGAACTCCTCGTTATTGCTCCCCTGACCTTACTGGGTATCGTCTGCAATATGTCGACCGCCCTGGGGATAGTTTCGGGCGTGCTGTGGTTAATTGTCAGGTATCTGAAAAAAGGGCAGGGCTCGTTCTGGTTACTGAATTTCTGTTACTGGTACCTGCCCACCTTTATTTTCAGGGTGACCTTCCGGTCAATTCCTGACTCAGGTTTCCGTCACTGGAGGGCGTGA
- the traB gene encoding F-type conjugal transfer pilus assembly protein TraB: protein MNLNVKTRRTQLAILIGVLAAAGVTTALVLTFGTEDNKAQQAQNAPAPNMTGVVTATFDEQVNQSAMAQQQARTSALEAQLAQLAQSFEQSKTTFSQQLQKKDAEIQRLSEQMQTKPGATGSNEQPSGQQTPPAAADGTPLPGPVAAGQARLPQYTVTPATGTPAATGPASTQGAGFYPGGSGNRMSGGMQKTSFNYESLKKKATKLPWISSGSFSEAVLIEGVDANASVTGQQDSRPVTIRLLGKTTMPNNKQFDLNGCFIVGEAWGDISSERGNVRTRSIACNLKNGKDIDMEFEGHVSWQGKYGIKGTPVMRNGKIIGYAGAAGFLSGIGEGVKSAATPSVGLGATANVSAGDVLGQGLGGGGSKAAETLSQYWIKRAEQYHPIIDIGAGNAVTVVFQKGFQLETRQDMEEAKVLAEAQKAGQTAQNAVTGNTAQAVPASSTSTTSVGNIDPDEVMRQARGLKMGDTIN from the coding sequence ATGAACCTGAATGTGAAAACCCGCCGCACACAGCTCGCCATACTCATCGGCGTCCTGGCCGCTGCAGGCGTCACCACTGCCCTGGTGCTGACCTTCGGCACCGAAGATAACAAAGCACAGCAGGCGCAGAACGCGCCCGCGCCCAACATGACCGGCGTCGTCACCGCCACCTTTGACGAGCAGGTCAACCAGTCTGCGATGGCACAGCAGCAGGCCAGAACGTCTGCGCTCGAAGCGCAGCTGGCCCAGCTCGCGCAGTCATTCGAGCAGAGCAAAACCACTTTCAGCCAGCAGCTGCAGAAGAAGGACGCTGAAATCCAGCGCCTGAGCGAGCAGATGCAGACGAAGCCGGGTGCCACCGGCAGCAACGAACAACCCTCCGGACAGCAGACACCTCCTGCTGCCGCAGACGGCACACCACTGCCGGGTCCCGTTGCTGCCGGTCAGGCCAGACTCCCCCAGTACACTGTAACCCCTGCGACAGGCACACCGGCCGCCACCGGTCCTGCCAGTACCCAGGGTGCCGGATTCTATCCGGGCGGCAGTGGTAATCGCATGAGCGGGGGAATGCAGAAAACCTCATTTAATTATGAAAGCCTGAAAAAGAAAGCCACAAAGCTGCCCTGGATATCGTCCGGCTCCTTCTCGGAAGCCGTGCTGATTGAAGGTGTTGACGCCAACGCCAGTGTCACCGGCCAGCAGGACTCCAGACCCGTGACCATCCGCCTGCTGGGCAAAACCACCATGCCGAACAACAAGCAATTTGACCTGAACGGCTGTTTTATCGTGGGCGAGGCCTGGGGGGATATCTCCAGTGAGCGCGGTAACGTGCGGACACGCTCCATCGCCTGCAACCTGAAAAACGGTAAGGATATCGACATGGAATTCGAAGGCCATGTCAGCTGGCAGGGCAAGTATGGCATCAAGGGCACACCCGTCATGCGTAACGGCAAGATTATCGGGTATGCCGGCGCGGCCGGATTCCTGTCAGGGATTGGCGAGGGCGTTAAATCAGCTGCCACGCCATCTGTCGGACTGGGGGCAACCGCGAACGTCAGCGCCGGGGATGTGTTAGGGCAGGGGCTGGGCGGCGGGGGCAGCAAAGCGGCTGAAACGCTGAGCCAGTACTGGATTAAGCGCGCGGAGCAGTATCACCCCATCATCGATATCGGGGCGGGTAATGCGGTCACCGTGGTGTTCCAGAAGGGCTTCCAGCTCGAAACCCGTCAGGATATGGAAGAAGCGAAAGTCCTGGCCGAAGCACAGAAAGCCGGCCAGACCGCACAGAATGCCGTCACCGGAAACACTGCCCAGGCTGTCCCGGCGTCCTCAACCTCCACGACATCTGTCGGCAACATCGATCCGGATGAAGTCATGCGGCAGGCGCGTGGCCTGAAAATGGGTGACACCATTAACTGA
- the traW gene encoding type-F conjugative transfer system protein TraW, whose amino-acid sequence MNLTRCLAGILLAGITAGAGAKDLGTWGNVFEPQEQDMLVFIQKRLQSMEQSGELNQLRNEAVERVKRNAVRPPPVAGLTPAEKYRAFSYDPTFTVNETITDMQGNIIARKGDQVNPLDRVPYSQTLYFLDGDNRDQVAWMKQQLTGATDFKIILVKGNIKETSDALNERIYFDQAGVLTTKFGFEHTPVRITRDGQVLKIEEIRLPEVSQ is encoded by the coding sequence ATGAACCTGACCCGCTGTCTGGCCGGGATACTCCTGGCGGGCATCACGGCCGGTGCCGGGGCAAAAGACCTCGGCACCTGGGGGAATGTGTTTGAGCCGCAGGAGCAGGACATGCTGGTTTTTATCCAGAAGCGCCTGCAGTCGATGGAGCAGAGCGGTGAGCTGAACCAGCTGCGCAACGAGGCGGTTGAGCGCGTTAAGCGTAACGCCGTCAGGCCGCCGCCCGTTGCCGGCCTGACGCCTGCCGAAAAGTACCGCGCTTTCAGTTATGACCCCACCTTCACCGTCAACGAAACCATCACCGATATGCAGGGCAACATCATTGCCCGCAAGGGCGATCAGGTGAATCCGCTCGACCGGGTGCCTTACAGCCAGACGCTCTACTTTCTCGACGGCGACAACCGCGACCAGGTGGCCTGGATGAAGCAGCAGCTGACCGGCGCGACGGATTTCAAAATCATCCTGGTGAAGGGAAACATCAAAGAAACCAGCGATGCCCTGAACGAGCGCATCTACTTCGATCAGGCCGGTGTCCTGACAACGAAATTCGGGTTTGAGCACACCCCGGTGCGTATCACGCGTGACGGTCAGGTTCTGAAGATTGAAGAAATACGTTTACCGGAGGTGAGTCAATGA
- a CDS encoding Arc family DNA-binding protein, with protein MKVKENLWGKRGRPRKFTAGETVEWRLRAPDNLLMELRVCARISERSVNDEIIARLLISLNYQPHVPVIKTVEGERLISLAVKFEEWLCDLLSNGNEDENENRKEKARDEPVWMWREGIRVLIPGKTSGYSMRIPENLASEIRIMARVHKRSLNDEMLTRLMNSMGYLTQRLLDQNEDAQALKVLCMAFEWYLREKLSEAEDVPLPWNKPE; from the coding sequence ATGAAAGTAAAAGAGAATCTGTGGGGAAAGCGTGGCCGCCCACGGAAGTTCACTGCGGGCGAAACAGTGGAGTGGCGGCTGCGTGCGCCGGACAATCTGCTGATGGAACTGCGGGTGTGTGCACGAATTAGTGAGAGGAGTGTTAACGATGAAATTATCGCGCGGTTACTTATTTCACTGAATTATCAGCCGCATGTACCTGTTATTAAAACGGTTGAGGGGGAAAGGTTAATTTCTCTGGCAGTAAAGTTTGAAGAGTGGCTGTGTGATTTATTAAGCAATGGTAATGAAGATGAAAATGAAAACAGAAAGGAAAAGGCGCGTGATGAACCTGTCTGGATGTGGCGTGAAGGTATACGGGTGTTAATTCCCGGAAAGACGTCAGGCTACAGCATGCGCATTCCTGAAAATCTTGCCTCTGAAATAAGAATTATGGCGCGGGTGCATAAACGCAGCCTGAACGATGAAATGCTGACAAGGTTGATGAATTCTATGGGTTATTTAACCCAGCGCCTTCTCGACCAGAATGAGGATGCGCAGGCGCTTAAAGTGCTGTGCATGGCATTTGAGTGGTATCTCAGGGAGAAATTATCGGAAGCGGAGGATGTGCCGCTTCCGTGGAATAAACCGGAGTAA
- the traV gene encoding type IV conjugative transfer system lipoprotein TraV encodes MHKLVGAALLCSALTGCAGMNSDFDCNATATDKCLTTAEANALAAKGKSINDIGQDAAVKKPAGETLPALRNTAPAVSSSRPVSVAATGVIAPRPIATVSSPVRSTLTGQTAPTTPYVSPASSVSGAGRVTAQRVPDATQRLWIAPWVDTDDNFHQPAVVEFVKNKSHWDEGFRVIGEGDE; translated from the coding sequence ATGCATAAATTAGTGGGTGCTGCACTGCTGTGCAGCGCACTGACCGGCTGCGCCGGTATGAATTCAGATTTCGACTGTAATGCCACTGCCACCGATAAATGCCTGACCACCGCTGAGGCCAATGCCCTGGCCGCGAAGGGGAAAAGCATTAACGACATCGGTCAGGACGCTGCCGTAAAAAAGCCTGCGGGTGAAACCCTGCCGGCACTGCGTAACACGGCACCGGCGGTCAGTTCTTCCCGCCCCGTTTCTGTCGCAGCAACCGGTGTCATCGCCCCGCGCCCGATCGCCACCGTATCGTCACCGGTGCGCAGCACCCTGACCGGCCAGACTGCACCGACCACACCGTATGTGTCGCCGGCGAGCTCTGTCAGCGGCGCAGGGCGTGTGACGGCGCAGCGTGTTCCGGACGCCACACAGCGTCTGTGGATTGCCCCGTGGGTTGACACCGACGACAACTTTCATCAGCCCGCCGTCGTGGAGTTTGTGAAAAACAAATCTCACTGGGATGAGGGGTTCCGCGTTATCGGGGAGGGCGATGAATGA
- a CDS encoding TraE/TraK family type IV conjugative transfer system protein: MDIKRSRDKYLRLAFIGMGSFAVLCTAATILSSALAWHFYSTQRTITTPMSYNQPFSSDASSADTAGMNMFATSFLYLRLNVSPENIDSQQKMLLNYVPAQSRDALKKALDVEADRIKKGGLTWRYDVRALRMVSPGVIDADVVLHPSTTNGNITTELKEQARTYRLRMRYENGIINLDEMSELMPVTTN; this comes from the coding sequence ATGGATATCAAGCGAAGCAGGGATAAATACCTGCGACTCGCCTTTATCGGGATGGGCAGTTTCGCTGTTTTATGTACTGCAGCAACGATTCTGAGCAGCGCTCTTGCGTGGCACTTTTACAGCACGCAAAGAACCATCACCACGCCCATGTCTTACAACCAGCCTTTCAGCTCCGATGCCTCATCTGCCGATACCGCAGGCATGAACATGTTCGCCACGTCATTCCTGTATCTCAGGCTGAACGTCAGCCCCGAGAACATCGACAGCCAGCAAAAGATGCTGCTCAACTACGTGCCTGCACAGAGCCGCGACGCACTGAAAAAAGCGCTCGATGTGGAAGCTGACCGCATTAAAAAAGGAGGCCTCACCTGGCGTTACGATGTCCGCGCGCTGCGCATGGTCAGTCCCGGCGTGATTGACGCAGACGTCGTGCTCCACCCCTCAACCACCAACGGCAATATCACCACCGAACTGAAGGAGCAGGCACGCACTTACCGGCTCCGGATGCGCTATGAGAACGGCATCATCAATCTCGATGAGATGTCCGAACTCATGCCGGTCACCACTAACTGA
- a CDS encoding type IV conjugative transfer system pilin TraA has translation MFTEDNALKVTKGWAVASLFRKARENIQMRKYLKNGGLILLSLLACNYAFAGSTDLLASQSSTVSSTFGHGSSLEKYFYYAEIFIALFLYIKARSPLVFLGLVIVIIFTRMGFAIAG, from the coding sequence ATGTTCACTGAGGACAATGCCCTTAAGGTCACAAAGGGATGGGCGGTAGCGTCTTTATTTCGCAAAGCCCGTGAAAATATTCAGATGAGAAAGTATTTAAAAAACGGAGGTTTAATTCTCCTTTCTCTTCTGGCCTGCAATTACGCATTTGCGGGCAGCACTGATTTACTCGCCTCACAGTCTTCCACCGTTTCCAGCACTTTCGGTCACGGGTCGTCACTTGAGAAATACTTCTACTACGCGGAAATCTTTATCGCTTTATTCCTGTACATTAAAGCCCGCTCCCCTCTGGTATTTCTCGGTCTCGTCATCGTCATTATTTTTACCCGCATGGGCTTCGCCATCGCAGGCTAA
- the traK gene encoding type-F conjugative transfer system secretin TraK, with protein MKKRFSPAAAAVLMATVMFTGGLRAATGPVAIPFENDASFSVNLSNTNPNKIIIDGELVTSISGPTGAYDQDHTADGALLLSPLVGQNFTVFIQTAGGAALSLNVTPKPGTGRTLHFTPLTAPKVASEDAKAWEEGQSYEKTLVSLSRTIALGDVPEGYKALPVSRMPAYNPAVTVRLTPERQFTGSHLRVVRFRMTNPGVVTTQLRERDFWRKGVRAVMLSQNQLYANGEGYVWVVFSYDGEPRA; from the coding sequence ATGAAAAAGCGTTTTTCACCGGCAGCTGCTGCTGTGTTAATGGCAACGGTAATGTTCACAGGCGGCCTTCGGGCCGCCACCGGACCCGTCGCCATACCGTTTGAGAATGACGCATCATTCAGCGTTAATCTCAGTAACACCAACCCCAACAAAATCATCATTGACGGGGAACTGGTGACCAGCATCAGCGGGCCTACAGGTGCCTACGACCAGGACCACACTGCCGATGGCGCATTACTGCTCTCGCCACTCGTCGGTCAGAATTTCACGGTATTCATCCAGACTGCCGGCGGTGCGGCGCTGAGCCTCAACGTCACACCGAAACCCGGCACAGGCAGGACACTGCACTTCACCCCGCTCACCGCACCGAAAGTCGCCAGTGAGGATGCTAAAGCGTGGGAAGAAGGGCAGAGCTACGAAAAAACGCTCGTCAGCCTCTCCCGTACCATCGCCCTCGGTGATGTGCCGGAAGGATATAAAGCGTTACCCGTCAGCCGCATGCCGGCCTATAACCCGGCCGTCACCGTCAGGCTGACCCCGGAGCGCCAGTTCACCGGCTCCCACCTGCGCGTTGTGCGGTTTCGCATGACAAACCCCGGCGTGGTCACCACGCAGCTGCGCGAGCGAGACTTCTGGCGCAAGGGCGTCCGGGCCGTGATGCTGTCGCAGAACCAGCTTTACGCGAACGGGGAAGGGTATGTGTGGGTGGTGTTCTCTTATGACGGAGAGCCGCGCGCATGA
- a CDS encoding lytic transglycosylase domain-containing protein, with protein sequence MNKLGLILLCASMSCSAAPQMCFDQAGRDYQIDPLLLMSISIRESRLRPAAVNVANNDGSEDVCGMQINSSHYGKLKKFNITRSDLLNDPCVCVYTGGWVLAHNFRSYGKNWDSVGMYNTGPSKNLIKQRRAYAEDIRNIYRILLARKSILAQRSAPDEETQLTAKITPEPLKD encoded by the coding sequence ATGAATAAACTCGGTCTCATTCTGCTCTGCGCCTCAATGTCCTGCAGCGCCGCACCGCAAATGTGTTTCGACCAGGCAGGGCGGGATTACCAAATCGACCCGCTGCTGCTGATGTCAATTTCTATCAGGGAAAGCCGACTGCGGCCCGCTGCGGTTAATGTGGCGAACAATGACGGTTCGGAGGATGTATGCGGGATGCAGATAAACAGTTCGCATTACGGTAAGCTGAAAAAGTTTAATATTACGCGATCGGATCTGCTTAATGATCCATGCGTGTGCGTTTACACCGGCGGATGGGTTCTTGCGCATAACTTCAGGTCATACGGAAAAAACTGGGACAGCGTGGGAATGTATAATACCGGGCCGTCGAAAAACCTGATCAAACAGCGACGGGCCTATGCCGAGGATATCAGAAATATTTACCGCATTCTGTTGGCCAGAAAATCCATACTGGCGCAGCGTTCTGCACCTGACGAAGAAACGCAGCTGACGGCAAAAATAACGCCTGAGCCGCTGAAAGACTGA
- the trbI gene encoding type-F conjugative transfer system protein TrbI has protein sequence MGEKSLSDNKPYDAEVVRDGVTLAGSMASRWPKLLACGAGALLIVTGIAWGVARLVTPQVVTFDMKGTMDIFIQQSAQQKLDEVRAKALVSRFNQAMIDSLAAWQQKHNAVILVQPAVVSVQPDITTAIRNDIAARMQSPAGEVK, from the coding sequence ATGGGTGAAAAAAGCTTGAGTGATAACAAACCTTATGACGCGGAGGTGGTGCGTGACGGTGTGACGCTGGCGGGCAGTATGGCGTCGCGCTGGCCGAAGCTTCTGGCGTGCGGCGCGGGCGCGCTGCTGATTGTGACCGGCATTGCCTGGGGCGTGGCCAGACTGGTGACCCCGCAGGTCGTGACGTTCGACATGAAGGGCACGATGGACATCTTCATCCAGCAGTCTGCGCAGCAGAAACTCGATGAGGTGCGGGCGAAAGCCCTGGTCAGTCGTTTCAACCAGGCCATGATCGACAGCCTGGCCGCGTGGCAGCAGAAGCATAACGCGGTGATTCTGGTGCAGCCGGCCGTGGTGAGTGTGCAGCCTGACATCACCACGGCCATCCGCAACGATATCGCAGCGCGGATGCAGTCGCCTGCCGGGGAGGTGAAATGA
- a CDS encoding relaxosome protein TraM, whose translation MGRIGVYLKDKIEREVRDIVQKELNNGASPAEVSVSSTCNELIRLGLLVYKNNDSDGPKFDLEGYRRDLIMKASGTREGIMILTALVCEMYVQSKGNDAQISLEDLINQSISAINQAETATEAHHFLTNEE comes from the coding sequence ATGGGAAGAATAGGCGTTTACCTGAAAGATAAAATTGAGCGGGAAGTGCGTGATATTGTTCAGAAAGAATTAAATAACGGCGCGTCCCCGGCAGAAGTCAGCGTGTCTTCAACCTGCAATGAACTTATTCGCCTCGGGCTTCTGGTTTATAAAAACAATGATTCAGACGGGCCTAAGTTCGATCTCGAGGGCTACCGGCGCGACCTGATAATGAAAGCCAGCGGCACGAGGGAGGGTATTATGATTCTTACCGCGCTGGTTTGTGAGATGTACGTACAGAGCAAAGGAAATGACGCTCAAATTAGCCTTGAGGACCTGATTAATCAGAGCATTTCAGCAATTAATCAGGCTGAGACAGCAACCGAAGCCCATCACTTCCTTACCAACGAAGAATAA